One genomic segment of Stigmatopora argus isolate UIUO_Sarg chromosome 3, RoL_Sarg_1.0, whole genome shotgun sequence includes these proteins:
- the yars2 gene encoding tyrosine--tRNA ligase, mitochondrial — MAASMAQLCRFVVRHNSRFPATTWLALKCKFHHSVPARQGLLYALNKRGIVKESFPNDAAHDRLPRLLQSGPQTVYCGFDPTADSLHVGNLLALIGLLHFRSGGHHVIAVLGGATAQIGDPSGKARERERLSADTVEANTRGIRDSIHRIFTNHELNFHDGSTTLGTVTVLNNLSWYKDWNVVRFLAEAGRHFRMGTMLSRHSVQTRLQSSEGMSLTEFTYQAFQAYDFHHLNQIYGCKIQIGGTDQLGNLMSGHDFIHKASGEEVYGLAIPLVTSMAGDKLGKTAGNAIWLNRDRTSPLELYQFFLRQSDASIERYLKLFTFLPLAEVESLMEQQRADPSKRLAHKRLAAEVTKLVHGKDGLESAKRCTNILYNSSVQALEEMSDQELQELFREAPFHELLLEPGTSVIDLCRMVNAIPEGPKGYRMVSDGAVWLNHKQTDNPEQVLIPKIHILANGLSLLRVGKKNYYIIKWLRL, encoded by the exons ATGGCGGCGTCCATGGCTCAACTCTGCCGCTTTGTTGTACGACACAATTCTCGTTTTCCAGCAACGACGTGGTTAGCACTCAAATGCAAATTTCACCATTCGGTTCCAGCACGTCAGGGACTACTTTATGCTCTCAACAAACGCGGAATTGTGAAGGAGTCTTTCCCGAATGACGCGGCGCACGACCGGCTACCGCGCTTGCTGCAGTCCGGTCCGCAGACCGTGTACTGCGGCTTCGACCCCACGGCCGACAGCCTCCACGTCGGCAACCTGCTAGCCCTCATCGGCTTGCTCCACTTCCGAAGCGGCGGCCATCACGTCATCGCGGTCCTCGGTGGGGCCACGGCCCAGATAGGCGACCCGAGCGGGAAGGCACGAGAGCGGGAGAGGCTCTCGGCGGACACCGTGGAGGCCAACACCCGCGGCATTCGGGACAGCATTCACCGAATCTTCACCAACCACGAACTGAACTTCCATGACGGCTCCACGACGCTGGGGACCGTGACGGTTCTTAACAACTTGAGCTGGTACAAAGACTGGAACGTGGTGAGGTTCCTTGCCGAGGCCGGGAGGCACTTTCGAATGGGGACCATGTTGAGCCGACACAGCGTCCAGACCAGATTGCAGAGTTCGGAAGGCATGAGTTTGACCGAGTTCACGTACCAGGCGTTCCAGGCCTACGACTTCCATCACCTCAACCAAATATACGGATGCAAAATCCAAATAGGGGGCACCGACCAGCTGGGAAACCTCATGTCCGGCCACGACTTCATTCACAA AGCTAGTGGTGAGGAGGTGTACGGCCTGGCCATCCCACTGGTCACAAGTATGGCGGGCGATAAACTGGGCAAGACTGCAGGAAACGCCATTTGGCTCAACCGCGACAGGACGTCTCCATTAGAGCTCTACCAGTTTTTCTTGCGGCAGTCCGATGCCAGCATAGAAAG GTACCTGAAACTGTTCACCTTTCTGCCTCTGGCTGAAGTGGAGAGCCTGATGGAGCAACAACGAGCCGATCCCAGCAAACGACTGGCGCATAAACGACTGGCCGCCGAGGTCACAAAACTGGTTCACGGGAAGGATGGATTGGAGAGTGCCAAGAG ATGCACCAACATTTTGTACAACAGCAGCGTGCAGGCGCTGGAAGAAATGAGCGACCAGGAACTGCAGGAGCTTTTCCGAGAGGCTCCCTTCCATGAACTGCTGCTGGAGCCGGGGACCAGCGTTATCGACTTGTGCCGCATGGTCAACGCCATCCCTGAGGGTCCCAaagg GTATCGGATGGTTTCCGACGGAGCGGTGTGGCTCAatcacaagcagacggacaatcCGGAGCAAGTCCTGATCCCAAAGATCCACATTCTTGCTAACGGACTCTCATTGCTACGAGTGGgaaaaaagaactactacattaTCAAATGGCTTCGTCTCTGA
- the cdkn1bb gene encoding cyclin dependent kinase inhibitor 1Bb, which yields MSDVRLSNGSPTLERSESRLSVHPKPSACRSLFGSVDHDELRRDLKEHLRELEEAAAAKWSFDFASHDPLENGGGLRWELVDCRDVPDFYTRPPRTGRGASACNGVDVNGNHRCVVAEPAEERAGGPTPCPEQPTPARKRPACHEPTTQSKRSHSSPTERPNRSRSAEHTPRKSSGSPARQT from the exons ATGTCAGACGTTCGACTTTCCAACGGGAGTCCGACGTTAGAGCGGAGTGAGTCGCGTTTGTCGGTGCACCCGAAGCCGTCAGCCTGCCGGAGCCTCTTCGGCTCAGTGGACCACGACGAGCTCCGGCGGGATTTAAAGGAACACCTACGGGAGCTGGAGGAGGCCGCCGCGGCTAAGTGGAGCTTCGACTTCGCCTCGCACGACCCGCTGGAAAACGGCGGAGGGCTCCGCTGGGAGCTGGTGGACTGTCGCGACGTGCCGGACTTCTACACTCGACCGCCGCGGACGGGGCGGGGGGCATCGGCCTGCAACGGCGTGGATGTAAACGGGAACCACCGCTGTGTTGTCGCGGAGCCCGCGGAGGAGCGAGCCGGAGGACCGACGCCGTGCCCGGAGCAGCCCACCCCAGCGAGGAAGCGACCTGCCTGTCACG AGCCCACCACGCAGAGTAAGAGGTCGCACAGCAGCCCGACCGAGCGTCCCAACCGGAGCCGCTCCGCCGAACACACGCCCAGAAAGAGCAGCGGAAGCCCGGCCAGACAAACGTGA
- the pparab gene encoding peroxisome proliferator-activated receptor alpha b has protein sequence MVDIESHYHPPSPLEDSLLGSPLCADDVFIGGMEELHDISQSIDGGVLGSYDAPEYQSSSNCSEGSAVFDALTPASSPSSSVAYGLAASQEDFSSSPSSSSSSLSLECRVCADRASGYHYGVHACEGCKGFFRRTIRLKLDYDKCERRCKIQKKNRNKCQYCRFQKCLSVGMSHNAIRFGRMPQSEKLKLKAEMVTGDREVEDPQLADQKTLARQIYEAYLKNFNMNKAKARTILTGKTSTPPLVIHDTDTLQLAEKTLLAKMVGSGEVLKDREAEVRIFHCCQSTSVETVTELTEFAKSVPGFSNLDLNDQVTLLKYGVYEALFAMLASCMNKDGLLVAYGSGFITREFLKSLRRPFGDMMEPKFQFAAKFNALELDDSDLALFVAAIICCGDRPGLVNVTHIECMQENIVQVLQLHLLANHPDDTFLFPKLLQKLADLRQLVTEHAQLVQEIKKTEDTSLHPLLQEIYRDMY, from the exons ATGGTCGACATCGAAAGTCACTACCACCCGCCCTCGCCCTTGGAGGACTCGTTGTTGGGCAGCCCGCTGTGCGCCGATGACGTCTTCATCGGCGGCATGGAGGAGCTCCACGACATCTCGCAGTCCATCGACGGCGGTGTTCTCGGTTCCTACGACGCCCCCGAGTACCAATCGTCCAGCAATTGCTCGGAAGGCTCCGCCGTCTTTG ACGCGCTAACGCCGGCATCCAGCCCATCATCGTCGGTGGCTTACGGCCTGGCGGCCAGCCAAGAAGACTTCTCGTCTTCCccctcgtcgtcctcgtcgtcgcTCAGCTTGGAGTGTCGGGTGTGCGCCGACCGCGCCTCGGGCTACCACTACGGCGTCCACGCCTGCGAGGGCTGCAAG GGTTTCTTTCGGCGGACCATCCGTCTCAAGCTAGATTACGACAAGTGCGAACGCCGCTGCAAGATCCAGAAGAAGAACCGCAACAAGTGCCAATACTGCCGCTTCCAGAAGTGCCTGTCCGTGGGCATGTCCCACAACG CCATTCGTTTTGGTCGAATGCCCCAGTCGGAGAAGCTGAAGCTGAAGGCGGAGATGGTAACGGGGGACCGCGAGGTGGAGGACCCCCAGCTGGCCGACCAGAAGACGCTGGCCCGACAGATTTACGAGGCTTACCTCAAGAACTTCAACATGAACAAGGCCAAGGCCCGGACCATTCTCACGGGGAAGACCAGCACGCCG CCATTGGTCATCCACGACACAGACACGCTGCAGCTAGCCGAGAAGACCCTATTAGCCAAGATGGTCGGCTCGGGGGAGGTCCTAAAGGACCGCGAGGCGGAGGTGCGCATCTTCCACTGTTGCCAGTCAACCTCAGTGGAGACGGTGACGGAACTGACGGAATTCGCCAAGTCGGTCCCCGGCTTCTCCAACCTGGACCTCAACGACCAGGTGACGCTGCTCAAGTACGGCGTCTACGAGGCACTCTTCGCCATGCTGGCCTCGTGCATGAACAAGGACGGCCTCCTGGTGGCGTACGGCTCGGGGTTCATCACGCGCGAGTTCCTCAAGAGTCTCCGGCGCCCCTTTGGGGACATGATGGAgcccaagttccagtttgccgcTAAGTTTAACGCCTTGGAGCTGGACGATAGCGATTTGGCGCTCTTCGTGGCCGCCATTATATGCTGTGGAG ATAGACCCGGTCTGGTGAATGTGACGCACATCGAGTGCATGCAAGAGAACATCGTGCAGGTCCTGCAGCTCCACCTGCTGGCCAACCACCCGGACGACACGTTCCTCTTCCCCAAACTTCTCCAGAAACTGGCCGATTTGCGACAACTGGTCACCGAGCACGCCCAGCTGGTGCAGGAGATCAAGAAGACGGAGGACACGTCGCTGCATCCGCTCCTGCAGGAAATCTACAGAGACATGTATTGA
- the LOC144071818 gene encoding uncharacterized protein LOC144071818 translates to MRMKLKPRNCAVCKKYIKKIYRDGTDDIRQSKEQVLYHEWEKGVETRMTNNGPIDVVVIQKKEKSVTIAKLCDDLEKDLVALMGHQYRIIHQYKELRLVKSRLNFN, encoded by the exons atgagaatgaaactaaaaccaag aaactgtgctgtctgcaagaaatacatcaaaaagatctacagggatggaactgatgacataaggcaatcaaaggagcaagtgttataccacgaatgggagaagggagtagagaccagaatgacaaataatgggccaattgatgttgttgtcatccagaagaaagaaaaatctgtcaccattgcgaaactctgtgatgaccttgagaaagaccttgtggctcttatggggcaccaatatcgtatcattcaccagtacaaggagctcagactagtaaaatccaggttaaattttaattaa